The Oncorhynchus masou masou isolate Uvic2021 chromosome 2, UVic_Omas_1.1, whole genome shotgun sequence genomic sequence TCCTCCAACCAGAAGACCAGGTTAGGACGTTGCCCCATCTTCCCTGTATGATCCTCCAATCAGAAGACCAGGTTAGGACCGTTGCCCCATCTTCCCTGTATGATCCTCCAATCAGAAGACCAGGTTAGGACGTTGCCCCATCTTCCCCGTATGATCCTCCAACCAGAAGACCAGGTTAGGACCGTTGCCCCATCTTCCCCCATTGATCCTCCAACTAGAAGACCAGGTTAGGACCGTTGCCCCATCTTCCCTGTATGATCCTCCAACCAGAAGACCAGGTTAGGACATTGTCCCATCTTCCCTGTATGATCCTCCAACCAGAAGACCAGGTTAGGACCGTTGCCCCATCTTCCCTGTATGATCCTCCAACCAGAAGACCAGGTTAGGACCGTTGCCCCATCTTCCCTGTATGATCCTCCAACCAGAAGACCAGGTTAGGACCGTTGCCCCATCTTCCCTGTATGATCCTCCAACCAGAAGACCAGGTTAGGACATTGCCCCATCTTCCCTGTATGATCCTCCAACCAGAAGACCAGGTTAGGACGTTGCCCCATCTTCCCTGTATGATCCTCCAACCAGAAGACCAGGTTAGGACCGTTGCCCCATCTTCCCTGTATGATCCTCCAACCAGAAGACCAGGTTAGGACGTTGCCCCATCTTCCCTGTATGATCCTCCAACCAGAAGACCAGGTTAGGACCGTTGCCCCATCTTCCCTGTATGATCCTCCAACCAGAAGACCAGGTTAGGACATTGCCCCATCTTCCCTGTATGATCCTCCAACCAGAAGACCAGGTTAGGACGTTGCCCCATCTTCCCTGTATGATCCTCCAACCAGAAGACCAGGTTAGGAAGTTGCCCCATCTTCCCTGTATGATCCTCCAACCAGAAGACCAGGTTAGGAAGTTGCCCCATCTTCCCTGTATGATTCTCCAACCAGAAGACCAGGTTAGGACCGTTGCCCCATCTTCCCTGTATGATCCTCCAACCAGAAGACCAGGTTAGGACCGTTGCCCCATCTTCCCTGTATGATCCTCCAACCAGAAGACCAGGTTAGGACCGTTGCCCCATCTTCCCTGTATGATCCTCCAACCAGAAGACCAGGTTAGGACCGTTGCCCCATCTTCCCTGTATGATCCTCCAACCAGAAGACCAGGTTAGGACCGTTGCCCCATCTTCCCTGTATAATCCTCCAACCAGAAGACCAGGTTAGTACCGTTACCCCATCTTCCCTGTATGATCCTCCAATCAGAAGACCAGGTTAGGACCGTTGCCCCATCTTCCCTGTATGATCCTCCAACCAGAAGACCAGGGAAATGCCAGTGATCCTCACTCTCTTCATCCAGGATGTACAATAAGTTGATAGGTAGTTCTGCGTCTGGTCATCTCCTGCCTACAGATGGTCCTGCCCCAGCCCTCACTGTGCTTTGTAGAAAGCGCTAAAAGGGATTCATTTGATTGAgtatctctgtccccttcctAATCGCCAACAGAAATACACTTCTAGTAACATCTTATTTAATTGGCTTCTTTAATGCCATCATAACGTTGTCATAAACATGACTTTGTGCTTGACATAAATATCATAAACTGTAATAGCCTGTTATGATAATTAACAAGACTTTGTCGGTCTCCACTACAAATCTGTCACAAAGAACGATGCACTGAAACCAAAGTCATGTTTATTACAACCTAATGTAGGCACCATAAGACATTTTGAAATCCTATCTATTTTGAGCAGTACAGTAGCCTGCGACACATTGCTGGATCAGTGATGGAACACAGAGCTTGGGACTTTGAACGTTCTGTCTGCAAATAGATGATTGTGAGATCGGCTTTAAAGTTCTGAACCCTCATTGATTTGAACGGTGTcagctattttttttttaaatcttgtattcttttgaacttaacatgaattggggtatttagaggaatatataggtagagaacattgaacagaatAAGGCTAATGTCAATAACTCAATCTTGACAAAAATGCAGATAAAACCCATACAGCCCCAAGCTCTCAACTTGTTGCAGGAAACCTTGTTGTTCATCGCCACCAACATCCAGTCCATCACTCAACAGCTACAGCAAAGAAAAGCCTTTTGGAGTTGGAGATAAAACCCACAACTGAGCCGTACACTTTCCCATGATGTTGGTCATGACTGAACCCAATGCAATGATCCTGTGTGATACAACAACTCAGGAAAATGGCAAACTGATACTTTGTACTGATAACGTTGGTGGCGTTTGACCTCGTCACTTGGAACGTTAAAAGTGTCCTCACAGCGAGGCCTCGGGCCCTCTGGGCTGCATGGCCGCCCCCTCGCGCCTTAGGGCGGTGTCGAAGCGCGGCGTCACCTCGCAGCGCACCAGCAGCGTGTCGTCGTGCACAAACCCCCGCTGCTGTAGCTCCATCAAGTGCAGAAAGGTGACATAGCCAAAGCCCTTGGGGTTCCTCTGGATGGTGGGCCTCTGGAAGGCCTGCAGGTCGGGCTTGGTCTCCATCACCTCCACATGGTGCTGGCCCTCAGGCCCCTGGTCCAGCACGGCCAGCCGGATGGTGCCTTGGAAGGGCCACGACAGCTGCCCATCAAATTCCCCCTGCATGGTGTGAACGAACAGTGAGATGTAGTTGGAGCAGCGCTGTGCCGAGGGCGTTTGGAGGTGGAGGCGCAGACACAGCTTGTAGCCCGGCCGGCCCGTGTAGAAGCCAGGGCTGTGCACCACAACAGGCTGTCCTGCAGCCTGGGTACGTAGGTAGCCCGAGAAGCCCTCCAAGGGCCACACGTACACGCCCTGGCACTGCTTGGCCTCCAGCTCCTTCAGGTTCTCCTCCAGCGAGGTGACCTTACGACGGAGCTCCGCCACCAGCCCCGCCTGGGGGGGGATAATGATAATAGAAAACAAAATGGTTGTTTAGTTGGAGACGTTTTTCATTCAAACAAGTGAATTCAACGTCACAAATGAGAGAATGAATTTGTTATCTGTTCCACCTGAATGCTCAGCTCACGGAGCTGGTGGTCCTGCCGCACGAGACGGCCCTCCAGCTGCTGGGTGGTCTCCCGCATGGTCTGCAGTTCCCCGCAGCACTGGCAGGGGGCGCCACTGCTGCTAGCTCCGGGGTGTGCCCCCAGCTCTGCGGCGGCAGCCCCTCGGTCCTCAGAAGAAGGTGGCTGGGTGTAGCCCGTAAGGCTGTGCCTGTGCAGGTACTCAGCCATGCAGCGCATGTGCATCTGAGTGAACTCCTGCATGTGCTGCGCCAGGTCATTACGCTGCATCTGAAATAGCACATAAAGACTTTAAAAAAAAGCCACTGTGTTGAACCAAGGTTGGAAGTGGAAGCCTTGTCCGGTTTAAAAACCCTCTTTTGTTAGACCTGAAAGTATCGGCTGGATGGGAGTAGATGTGGAAACTCTACCTAGTCCTGCCAGAGGCCACGAGAAGTGGATCTTGGGTATCTCGGTTATGGGGTTTGTTTTAGACAAGGCAAAGTAGTCACAGAACATAGGTGGTAAATGACTCAAAGTGTTGAGGTTGACTCAAACTCAGTGACCTACCATCTCTCGACATCCAAAAGTGCTGAAGGTACAGGCAATCGGAGCCTTCGGACAGTCTGTGTCATAGTGAGATTccaactgaaacagaaacagcacCGAGTCAGATCCTACATCGCTTGACCTGTGTAGAAACTTGTTACAAAGAGATACTTTTTCCATAGGAAAGGTAGGCAACCTATCTGTGTCCAAGGGCTAGCATTGCGGTCCATTGCCGCCCAGCAAAGCTTAGCAGTCCACAATCATTCATGAACGATTGAGTTAAACATAGGTTTGTGTGGGCCGCAAGCAGATGTGAACCGGACCAAAATCTGCCAGCGAGCCACATGTTGGAGACTCCTGctctacatcatcatcatcatcatctcataaGTTTAGTAATCAGGACTCCTGCtctacaccaccatcatcatctcataggtttagtaatcaggactactgctctacaccatcatcatctcataggtttagtaatcagggctactgctctacaccaccatcatctcataggtttagtaatcagggctactgctctacaccatcatcatctcataggtttagtaatcaggactactgctctacaccaccatcatcatctcataggtttagtaatcaggactactgctctacaccatcatcatctcataggtttagtaatcagggctactgctctacaccaccaccatcatcatcatctcataggtttagtaatcaggactactgctctacaccaccaccaccatcatctcataggtttagtaatcagggctactgctctacaccatcatctcataggtttagtaatcaggactactgctctacaccatcatcatctcataggtttagtaatcagggctactgctctacaccatcatctcataggtttagtaatcagggctactgctctacaccatcatctcataggtttagtaatcaggactactgctctacaccaccatcatctcataggtttagtaatcaggactactgctctacaccatcatcatctcataggtttagtaatcagggctactgctctacaccaccatcatcatctcataggtttagtaatcagggCTACTGCTctacaacatcatcatcatctcataggtttagtaatcagggctactgctctacaccaccatcatcatctcataggtttagtaatcaggactactgctctacaccaccatcatcatctcataggtttagtaatcagggCTACTGCTctacaacatcatcatcatctcataggtttagtaatcaggactactgctctacaccaccatcatcatctcataggtttagtaagcaggactactgctctacaccaccatcatcatctcataggtttagtaatcaggactactgctctacaccatcatcatcatctcataggtttagtaatcaggactactgctctacaccatcatcatcatctcataggtttagtaatcaggactactgctctacaccaccatcatcatctcataggtttagtaatcaggactactgctctacaccatcatcatcatcatctcataggtttagtaatcaggactactgctctacaccaccaccatcatcatctcataggtttagtaatcagggctactgctctacaccatcatcatctcataggtttagtaatcaggactactgctctacaccaccaccatcatcatctcataggtttagtaatcagggctactgctctacaccaccatcatcatcatctcataggtttagtaatcaggactactgctctacaccaccatcatctcataggtttagtaatcagggctactgctctacaccatcatcatcatctcataggtttagtaatcaggactcctgctctacaccaccatcatctcataggataggataagtaatccttctcacccccccttaatgatttagatgcactattgtgaagtggctgttccactggatgtcggaaggtgaattcaccaatttgtgggtcgctctggataggagcgtctgctaaatgacttaaatgtaaatgtaaatatgcaCCATGGTCATTGCATTGCATTTGGGTCATTTGGCGGACGCTCTTGTCCGGAGCGGCTTGCAGGTTGGTGGGTTcgccttctgacatccagtggaacagttatctacattgtgtctgtagtgttagttatctgcattgtgtccatagtgttagttatctacattgtgtccatagtgttagttatctacattgtgtccatagtgttagttatctacattgtgtctatagtgttagttatctacattgtgtccatagtgttagttatctacattgtgtccatagtgttagttatctacattgtgtctatagtgttagttatctacattgtgtctatagtgttagttatctacattgtgtccataatgttacttatctacattgtgtccataatgttagttatctacattgtgtccataatgttagttatctacattgtgtctatagtgttagttatctacattgtgtctatagtgttatctacattgtgtccacgGTGTTGGTTGTctgcattgtgtctatagtgttggttatctgcattgtgtccatagtgttagttatctgcattgtgtctatagtgttggtTAACTGGCGGTGTGGACGCGTTGTGGATGGCTGGCACTGTGGACACAATGTGGATGGCTAACAGTGTGGACACATTGTAGATATctgcattgtgtctatagtgttagttgtctatattgtgtctatagtgttagttatctacaatggatgtcataaggtgaattcaccaatttgtaagtcgctctggataagagcgtctgccaaatgacttaaatgttaaatgttaaatgtcataggtttagtaatcaggactactgctctacaccatcatcatcatcatcatataggtttagtaatcaggactactgctctacaccatcatcaacatctcataggtttagtaatcagggctactgctctacaccatcacaatcatCTCATAAGTTTAGTAATCAGGGctactgctctacaccaccatcatcatcatcatcatctcataggtttagtaatcagggttactgctctacaccaccaccatcatctcataggtttagtaatcaggactactgctctacaccatcatcatcatctcataggtttagtaatcaggactactgctctacaccatcatcatcatctcataggtttagtaatcaggactactgctctacaccatcatcatcatctcataggtttagtaatcaggactactgctctacaccatcatcatctcataggtttagtaatcaggactactgctctacaccaccatcatctcataggtttagtaatcaggactactgctctacaccaccaccaccatcatcatcatctcataggtttagtaatcagggctactgctctacaccaccatcatctcataggtttagtaatcaggactactgctctacaccaccaccaccatcatcatctcataggtttagtaatcaggactactgctctacaccaccaccaccatcatcatctcataggtttagtaatcaggactactgctctacaccaccatcatcatcatctcataggtttagtaatcaggactactgctctacaccaccatcatcatctcataggtttagtaatcagggctactgctctacaccatcatcatctcataggtttagtaatcaggactcctgctctacaccatcatcatcatctcataggtttagtaatcaggactactgctctacaccatcatcatcatcatctcataggtttagtaatcaggactactgctctacaccatcatcatcatcatctcataggtttagtaatcaggactactgctctacaccaccatcatcatctcataggtttagtaatcagggctactgctctacaccatcaccatcatcatcatctcataggtttagtaatcaggactactgctctacaccatcatcatcatctcataggtttagtaatcaggactactgctctacaccaccatcatcatctcataggtttagtaatcagggctactgctctacaccatcaccatcatcatcatctcataggtttagtaatcagggctactgctctacaccatcatcatctcataggtttagtaatcaggactcctgctctacaccatcatcatcatctcataggtttagtaatcaggactactgctctacaccatcatcatcatcatctcataggtttagtaatcaggactactgctctacaccatcatcatcatcatctcataggtttagtaatcaggactactgctctacaccaccatcatcatctcataggtttagtaatcagggctactgctctacaccatcaccatcatcatcatctcataggtttagtaatcaggactactgctctacaccatcatcatcatctcataggtttagtaatcaggactactgctctacaccaccatcatctcataggtttagtaatcagggctactgctctacaccaccatcatctcataggtttagtaatcagCTAAATCTAAACAGCAGCCATCAGGTCTCCATCCCCACCTGGTCTCTGATGAGCTCCATACCGCAGTACTGACACACCACGTTGGCAAAGGGACACAGCGACTCATGAATCTGAGGACACAACAAAAACAATGTTCAAAAGGCTGTCACATGACCAGCTTCAGAAATAACAGACAGTCTGTCCACGTTTTTCAGTGAACATTAAAGGGGAGCTCAAATGGAGAACGAACACAGTTTCTTACTGACTGAGTCTATGGTCACGTTTTCTTTGAAAGCGCTGTGCTGCTAACTAAGCTAACTGAGGCGGTGCACCCGGTAGTCAATCCAATGAATCTTGATTTATTCAGGATAGTGCACTCAGCGTGAATAAGTTGGTGATGCTTTACCTTGCTGTCCTCGTAAACAAAGCTCTCTACACAGTCGGGGCAGGACACAGGTCTCCGCTGGCAGTGTTGGCTTTGGTGCATCTCCAGCTGGCTCTTCCACACCGCATCCTGGCACAGCGGACAAGGCACGGTGGCAAACTCACATTTCGTAACATGGCCCTGGCAAGGTGAGATGGCAGAGTGAGCTAATCATTTGGTTTCAACATGGCAACACGGTTGAGGTGATATGAACTAAGGTGTCAGCCATTGTCTGTGGAGACGGATGCCTACATCCAGGCGGCGAAGCTCCATTTTGTCAGTGCAGCCTACGTTGGTGCAGCGCACCGTTAGGGAGAGGATCTCCCGCTTGGCAAAGTTATCTGGGAACAGCTGGTCTTCCCGCAGTACCTCGTTATCCACTGGACACCTCTGCCCTGTATCACTGGGGGGAAGaacgaaagagagagcgagatcagTATGATGCTTGGGACCAGGGTTTCATTCATTAATCAACAGGAGAAACCATTTTAAAATGGAGGTAGGCCctactacctgaacttgtccaatgagAAGGCTCCTTTTTGAGATCACTTACAACCATTATCGTTTGAGGACTAattcatttgaaaaaaaaaaaaactgtccatGTATTCATCATCATCTTGTGAAAAGGGACACACAAATACGTGTCATTTAGCAAATTGAGAAAAGAAAATGAAAAACACAGAATAAAAAACATCACAACAGTGCTGCAATAACGACGGTAGCTTGGTACTGTAATTGTGGGGGAAGTGAAGGTCGTGACAGAGCAAATCACCCAGAATATGGCCAATCATTTATCCAGTAAGTCAGTAACCCAAGAGGCTGTCATTGCCCACCAAATCAGTGAATGATTGACAGTCATCGATAATCCCAACTGTTATGTCACGTGGCTGTTGTAATGCATAGCTATATGATGTATAGAGATGTTCTGCAATTATAGAATCACCTGCATTGCCCATCTTATCTGGTGGCCGACAAAAATCATTATAGAGTTGAATATTTACAGGCACACGACTATGACCTCTCCAGGAGTCAAAGCAAAAACTTGAGTCGATCTCAGACTGGCGCAAAAACATTTGTCTCCAGCGCCACATGGGGATTTCAAAACTCTATGGAGGGCCACACAGATCTTTCCATGACCGATTTGATTGTCAAAATCGATACGAGGGCCAGAAAAAGGGAATTTATATGAATATTAGGTCTATTGTTATTTCTACATACTCTCTCTCGTTTTAGATGTTCCTGTGAGCTGCAGggttttaaaaaacaaacaaataaacctCACGCGTCATCCCTATGACAGAAATGCAGCATGGCGACAGATAACCATTGGCTAACCACGGCACATTGACATGGATGCTGTACTGCTGTAATAGTAAGGTTGAttcatgaaataaataaatgacctTTAACCCCTGCGTCTCTCATTAGAGGAGCTGTGATTATAAAAACGCCCGTAGTTCAGTTCTCTGTCCTCAACAACTTTAAATGTTGACAATAAACATGCAGAGATAATTGTGGGTGCAGGGTTAAAGAAATAAGCAAATATTGTTATTTAAATCCTGCAGGGTATTTTCCCAAAGCAGGATACAGAAAGTTCGATAACTAACATGTAAATGCATCATTATCCTGTAAGTATGGGTACCGGGGAGGCTTACCGGATGGATTTCTCGATGCAGCTGCGGCAGAAGCGATGGCCGCACGGCGTCTGCACGGCTGCCCTCAGGGCCATGAGGCAGATGGGGCACTCGTACTTGCTCTCCAGCGGAGGGTCGAACTCCACGTCGTAGCCTTGCAGTGGGGCGCCGCCCTGTAGGCTGGTGGGGGTACTCTCCGTGGGGCTCAGCGCAGAGTCACTGCTCTCTTTCTCCAGCATGGCCAGCGCACAGTTGGACAGCTGTGACGCGGCCGCCCCACCACAACACGCTCCATCATTCTCCAGGCTGCTCTTATCACTCTCAAAGCAGGACATCTACACAGGGCGGAGAAAAACGTGGAGAAAGAGATACGAACCATTACCCCTCCACAAGTATTCACAAAGTGTTTTATTACACTGAAAATATGCCTTCTGTTGAAATCACTGGGCTATGTTTCTCTCTCAGACGGTTGGAATGTGTGTCATCAGTTCCACTTGGACTCAACTGTCTCCTGAGCTCTGTTCTCAGATCAGCCCGAGATAAGAAACTTCATAATGACTGTACATGACTCAGGGGACCAAAGGTAAAGATATGCCACAAAGGAGACAACACCGAGCGAACATCCTCAATTCAATGCCTTTTGCGTTAGCCAATTGACATGGTGGTTACAGTCTGAAACTACAGTAATTTACCTATATAGGGCTAGAAATTATCTTGCGAGCTTAAAAACCAGCAATCTGGGTTGCTAGCTTGTCAGGTCAGGGGCACAATAGGCGGGGGAATCTCAGTTCCTCATGCATTTCAAACAAAGTAGCTGGATATCTAATATTTCAGATAGTATGTCAATATCTGTAAACCACAAAACCTGTCTGATCTCGTGGTAACATAAGTGGTTAGCTGTTCAATATCCGAAGATCAAATATGAGAAGACAAGTTCAAAAGCAAGTAATAATCACAAATCATTGCATAagttaacgttagctggctagcgGTGTGGTAGCGATGATGCTGACACGGAACTTCGAAGTGCTTGCGATGACATTTCAACAAACTAACAAAACTAAACACTGTAATAAACACATGTATGCATGATTCGTGTATTAGTCCATGGTGTTGGAATATTTGACAATATGCGTGTTAATGCTTACCGCAGCCTTGAAAGTACCTCAGTTTTCTTGACTAACTCTCCTTAGCTAATTAATTACTTCCTGCATTTTCGTCACCCTTCTTCTCTGCCTCATTGGTGGTTTATGCCGGGTGGCAAAGGAATGAGTAGGACATTACCGCCACTGACTGGACGGGGTGAAAATAAAAAAACGGTTCTAATTTTATTCAGAAACACATTCTACagtttttatttaattaaagaaacACAATCGAGATGTAATTTAAACACTTTATACCGTTGTTTTTAATGACAAAAGGGTCATCAGAGCAACTTATACAAATACATACACATTCTTCCCCTAGGAACCTTTTTTCACCCCTACATCAATCTCTTCCTTCACCACCACTTGGTTTCCAACGTCCTTATTATATCCTCCATCTTTTCAGTCCTGGTTTGAAAACATCCTTGTCTCCTAACCCCTCATGACCTCCAGGGCCACCCTGCAGCTCATGGCCACTCTGCAGCTCACACAGGTGTGGGTGTAGTCCTCCTCCCCAAGTTTCATCTCCTCATATCTCTTCAGCTCAGAGTCCTGAGTGACCAACATCCATTCCAAGCACTGACTGCACTGCGCACAGACTTCCTTTGTAGGTGGTTGGGCTTCTAGTATGACAAAGGTTCTTCCTTTAATCCCATTGTACTGCAATGCAAACAGAGTGATTAAAGCCCAAGTCAGTTtaaaagctcaaataaataaaattggcATATTTTTCAGTCTTTAATAATACCTATTCCTATTATAtttgattcattcattcattcattggtTATTTTAGTTGTGACTTGTGAGTCTAAACACGGTCAGTCTCCAACTTACAGGCAGCTTTCTTGGTGAGGTGGAGACTGAGTCCCTCCCGCAGCGCAGCAGAGACAGGGGGATTTGTCTGGTGGTGGGGTGCTCTTTGCAGCAGAAGCTGAACACACTGGCAGCCAGGTAAACATCCCAACGATCAGGATGTTCTTTCACCAAATCTGACACCCACCTGTCCAGGTATATGATAAAACGCGTGAAACAAAACACATGCATATTATAACAAGTCAGCTGGCATAGCGTGTCATGTGTTTGGATTCAGAAAACTGACAAAAGATTATTGCAATTATTACCCAGTTCTATTTTGCGCTTCTTGAAAAATTATTTAAAAGTTAAGCAATGTCTGGGTTGCAATACACTGGTAACAGCACGTGTTTCCGTTGGCGACTTCAATATTCTACAGTAAATTCTTCCAATCTTGCGACTGACTCACTGAACTGTCTTGCAATGATAGAAGGCAATCAACCTGCCACATAGTGCTCTATCCACGCTGCCTCTTCCCTGTCAGGA encodes the following:
- the traf6 gene encoding TNF receptor-associated factor 6; its protein translation is MSCFESDKSSLENDGACCGGAAASQLSNCALAMLEKESSDSALSPTESTPTSLQGGAPLQGYDVEFDPPLESKYECPICLMALRAAVQTPCGHRFCRSCIEKSIRDTGQRCPVDNEVLREDQLFPDNFAKREILSLTVRCTNVGCTDKMELRRLDGHVTKCEFATVPCPLCQDAVWKSQLEMHQSQHCQRRPVSCPDCVESFVYEDSKIHESLCPFANVVCQYCGMELIRDQLESHYDTDCPKAPIACTFSTFGCREMMQRNDLAQHMQEFTQMHMRCMAEYLHRHSLTGYTQPPSSEDRGAAAAELGAHPGASSSGAPCQCCGELQTMRETTQQLEGRLVRQDHQLRELSIQAGLVAELRRKVTSLEENLKELEAKQCQGVYVWPLEGFSGYLRTQAAGQPVVVHSPGFYTGRPGYKLCLRLHLQTPSAQRCSNYISLFVHTMQGEFDGQLSWPFQGTIRLAVLDQGPEGQHHVEVMETKPDLQAFQRPTIQRNPKGFGYVTFLHLMELQQRGFVHDDTLLVRCEVTPRFDTALRREGAAMQPRGPEASL